The following are encoded together in the Pseudoalteromonas shioyasakiensis genome:
- the atpD gene encoding F0F1 ATP synthase subunit beta: MSLGKVVQIIGAVVDIEFPQDNVPAVYDALKVTDGDLAGLTLEVQQQLGGGVVRGIALGTTDGLRRGTAVEGTGQPIHVPVGTKTLGRIMDVLGNPIDEAGPIGEEERMSIHRAAPSYEEQSSSVELLETGIKVIDLVCPFAKGGKVGLFGGAGVGKTVNMMELIRNIAIEHSGYSVFAGVGERTREGNDFYHEMNDSNVLDKVSLVYGQMNEPPGNRLRVALTGLTMAEKFRDEGRDVLFFVDNIYRYTLAGTEVSALLGRMPSAVGYQPTLAEEMGVLQERIASTKTGSITSIQAVYVPADDLTDPSPATTFAHLDATVVLSRDIASLGIYPAVDPLDSSSRQLDPLVIGQEHYDTARGVQTVLQRYKELKDIIAILGMDELSDEDKQVVSRARKIQRFLSQPFFVAEVFTGAPGKYVSLKDTIAGFKGILNGEFDDMPEQAFYMVGSIEEAQEKAKSM, from the coding sequence ATGAGTTTAGGTAAGGTCGTCCAAATTATCGGCGCCGTTGTGGATATTGAATTTCCACAAGACAACGTGCCAGCCGTATATGACGCACTAAAAGTAACAGATGGCGACTTAGCTGGTTTAACTTTAGAAGTTCAACAACAGCTAGGTGGCGGTGTGGTACGTGGTATCGCACTTGGTACTACTGACGGTTTACGTCGTGGTACTGCAGTAGAAGGTACAGGTCAGCCAATCCACGTTCCTGTAGGTACGAAGACACTAGGTCGTATCATGGACGTATTAGGTAACCCTATTGATGAAGCTGGTCCAATTGGTGAAGAAGAGCGTATGTCTATTCACCGTGCAGCACCTTCTTATGAAGAACAATCAAGTTCAGTAGAACTTTTAGAGACTGGTATCAAGGTAATCGACCTTGTATGTCCATTCGCTAAAGGTGGTAAAGTTGGTCTATTCGGTGGTGCCGGTGTTGGTAAAACCGTAAACATGATGGAACTTATCCGTAACATCGCAATCGAGCACAGCGGTTACTCAGTATTCGCAGGTGTTGGTGAGCGTACTCGTGAGGGTAATGACTTCTACCATGAGATGAACGACTCAAACGTACTAGACAAAGTATCTCTAGTATACGGTCAAATGAATGAGCCACCGGGTAACCGTTTACGCGTAGCGTTAACTGGTCTTACTATGGCTGAGAAGTTCCGTGACGAAGGTCGTGACGTACTTTTCTTCGTTGATAACATCTACCGTTATACTCTAGCGGGTACAGAGGTATCAGCACTTCTAGGTCGTATGCCTTCAGCAGTAGGTTACCAACCAACTCTTGCTGAAGAAATGGGTGTACTTCAAGAGCGTATCGCATCTACTAAGACGGGTTCAATCACTTCAATCCAAGCGGTATACGTACCTGCGGATGACTTAACTGACCCATCTCCAGCAACAACGTTTGCTCACTTAGATGCAACAGTAGTACTTTCTCGTGATATCGCTTCACTTGGTATCTACCCTGCGGTAGACCCACTTGATTCATCTTCACGTCAACTTGACCCACTAGTAATCGGTCAAGAGCACTACGATACAGCGCGTGGCGTTCAAACAGTTCTTCAACGTTATAAAGAGCTTAAAGACATCATCGCAATCCTAGGTATGGACGAGCTTTCTGACGAAGATAAGCAAGTTGTATCTCGTGCACGTAAAATCCAGCGTTTCCTATCTCAGCCGTTCTTCGTTGCTGAGGTATTTACAGGCGCGCCTGGTAAATACGTGTCACTTAAAGACACAATTGCTGGCTTCAAAGGTATCTTAAACGGTGAGTTTGATGATATGCCAGAGCAAGCGTTCTACATGGTTGGCTCTATTGAAGAAGCTCAAGAAAAAGCCAAAAGCATGTAA
- the atpH gene encoding F0F1 ATP synthase subunit delta produces MSELATIARPYAKAAFELAVEKGTVESWNDMLFFAGHVASNEQAAAALAGLPTATEQADLFIKICAEQLNEQGQNLIKVMAENGRLVALPAVAELFAEFKADYDKEIDVDVISATPLAAEQQATLVAALEKRFARKVKLNCSEDTTVVGGLIIKAGDTVIDGSVRGKLARLATSLQS; encoded by the coding sequence ATGTCTGAATTGGCTACTATCGCTCGCCCATACGCTAAAGCGGCTTTTGAACTTGCCGTTGAAAAAGGCACTGTTGAAAGTTGGAACGACATGCTGTTCTTTGCTGGCCACGTTGCCAGCAACGAGCAAGCCGCTGCCGCGCTAGCTGGATTGCCTACTGCTACTGAACAAGCAGATCTGTTTATCAAGATCTGTGCAGAGCAGCTCAACGAACAAGGTCAGAACCTAATCAAGGTGATGGCTGAAAATGGACGTTTAGTTGCACTGCCTGCTGTTGCTGAGTTATTCGCTGAATTTAAAGCGGACTACGACAAAGAAATCGACGTTGACGTGATTTCTGCAACACCGCTTGCTGCTGAGCAGCAAGCAACATTGGTAGCGGCACTTGAAAAACGTTTCGCACGCAAAGTTAAGCTGAATTGTAGTGAAGATACTACAGTTGTTGGCGGTCTTATCATTAAGGCGGGTGACACTGTAATCGACGGCTCAGTACGTGGCAAATTAGCCCGCTTAGCTACATCACTACAATCGTAA
- the atpB gene encoding F0F1 ATP synthase subunit A, which yields MAAEEVTLSSHIQHHLTNAKMCSTDAGLAFNKACADSGFWTWNIDTLAWSIGLGLVFLWIFRSAAKKANTGVPGKFQCFIEMIVEFVGDNVRDTYHGKSALIAPLALTIFVWVFLMNLMDLIPVDFLPALAGFVGEQAFGMDSHDVYMKIVPTTDINMTAALAIGVFILMIGYAIKIKGIGGFLAELTLHPFSSNNKLAMVFLIPCNLLLETIALVAKPFSLALRLFGNLYAGELIFILIGAVGLMQLPLHFIWAVFHILVIVLQAFVFMMLTIVYLSMASSDNH from the coding sequence ATGGCTGCAGAAGAAGTAACTCTATCAAGCCATATTCAGCACCACTTAACTAACGCTAAGATGTGCTCGACCGACGCTGGTCTTGCCTTCAACAAAGCGTGTGCAGACAGTGGTTTCTGGACATGGAATATAGATACCCTCGCATGGTCAATCGGTCTAGGTCTTGTATTTTTATGGATCTTCCGTAGTGCCGCTAAGAAAGCAAATACCGGTGTACCTGGTAAATTTCAGTGTTTCATTGAAATGATCGTTGAGTTCGTTGGTGACAACGTACGTGACACATACCACGGTAAAAGCGCATTAATCGCTCCATTAGCTCTAACGATTTTCGTTTGGGTGTTCTTAATGAACTTAATGGACTTGATTCCGGTTGATTTCCTACCTGCATTAGCTGGCTTCGTTGGCGAGCAAGCATTTGGTATGGATTCTCACGACGTTTACATGAAGATTGTACCTACAACAGACATCAACATGACTGCTGCACTTGCTATTGGTGTATTCATTCTGATGATTGGTTACGCAATCAAAATTAAAGGGATTGGCGGATTCTTAGCTGAATTAACGCTTCACCCGTTCAGCTCTAATAACAAGCTAGCGATGGTGTTCTTAATCCCATGTAACTTATTACTAGAAACAATCGCTTTAGTTGCTAAGCCGTTCTCGTTAGCACTGCGTTTATTCGGTAACTTATATGCTGGTGAGTTGATTTTCATCTTGATCGGCGCAGTTGGTTTAATGCAACTACCGTTGCACTTTATTTGGGCTGTATTCCACATCTTAGTAATCGTACTGCAAGCATTCGTATTCATGATGCTTACAATCGTTTACCTAAGCATGGCAAGCTCAGATAATCACTAA
- a CDS encoding choice-of-anchor I family protein, which produces MLKRSIIALSLLTILTGCSLDGDDGKDGLQGEQGPAGQNGTNGTDGVNGTDGTNGTDGANGTDANAALTINLIGRAVLNAESPEGAAEIVAYQASKQRIFAINSSGDSAVVNIMKADSFDRAALVKDNEGVINGTNLSSEITLALNEHSAGDANSIAIDANNDLLAVAMAASNTGDAGLIAFYDISGDEPLFIKNVTVGALPDMVTFSHDGNKVLVANEGEPNGDYSIDPEGSISIININDGVIADTAISITFSAYNDKQTELEELGIVFANPTGRTINGNLINTTVAMDLEPEYISISKDNKFAYVSLQENNALAIVNLEDNSLELKGLGFKDWSNLLFDASDKDGGVNFKSYPGLYGMYQPDTISSFTWKGANFIVTANEGDAREYFFDTTDEADCLAKGGLEYDEDDGCLSYIDETRAKDLTLASNFDYLNNDNSDIGRLKVTTVKGDEDNNGEYESLYAYGARSFTIWDSNGMVVFDSGDQISRITASVHGAAFNNNEDENDGDSRSDDKGAEPEALALGTIGERTFAFIGLERMGGIMVFDITNPYNVTFQDYFFNRGLEADADITGDLAPEGMAFIPAEQSATNEALLVVGNEISGSIAVWEISTN; this is translated from the coding sequence ATGTTAAAAAGATCAATTATTGCGCTATCACTTTTAACCATTCTTACTGGCTGCTCATTAGACGGTGACGACGGCAAAGACGGCCTACAAGGTGAACAAGGTCCTGCAGGTCAAAATGGTACTAATGGAACTGATGGAGTAAATGGCACCGATGGTACAAACGGAACTGACGGAGCAAATGGTACAGATGCAAACGCTGCTTTAACTATAAATCTTATCGGCCGTGCAGTGCTGAACGCAGAAAGCCCTGAAGGTGCAGCAGAGATTGTCGCTTACCAAGCATCTAAACAACGAATTTTTGCTATCAATAGTTCCGGTGATTCTGCGGTCGTTAATATCATGAAAGCTGATAGCTTTGACCGTGCAGCTTTAGTTAAAGATAACGAAGGGGTTATAAACGGCACTAATTTAAGCTCAGAGATTACCCTTGCACTTAATGAGCACAGTGCGGGTGATGCAAACAGTATCGCTATTGATGCTAATAATGATCTTTTAGCCGTCGCAATGGCAGCAAGTAATACCGGTGATGCCGGTTTAATCGCATTTTATGATATTAGTGGCGACGAGCCTCTGTTTATTAAAAATGTCACTGTAGGCGCCCTGCCCGACATGGTTACTTTTAGCCATGATGGCAATAAAGTACTGGTTGCAAATGAAGGCGAACCCAATGGTGATTACAGTATTGACCCTGAAGGCTCTATCAGCATTATTAATATCAATGATGGTGTAATTGCAGATACTGCTATTAGCATTACTTTTTCGGCTTATAACGACAAACAAACAGAGCTTGAAGAACTTGGGATTGTATTTGCTAACCCGACAGGTCGAACAATCAACGGTAACTTGATTAATACAACCGTAGCTATGGATTTAGAACCTGAATACATCAGCATTTCAAAAGACAATAAGTTTGCCTACGTGTCACTACAAGAAAATAACGCCCTTGCTATCGTCAATCTTGAAGATAATAGCCTAGAGCTTAAAGGCTTAGGATTTAAAGATTGGTCTAATTTACTTTTTGATGCATCAGATAAAGACGGTGGTGTTAACTTTAAATCGTACCCTGGTCTCTATGGCATGTATCAACCAGATACTATTTCAAGCTTTACTTGGAAAGGTGCTAACTTTATTGTCACAGCGAACGAAGGTGATGCACGAGAATACTTCTTTGATACAACCGACGAAGCTGATTGTTTAGCAAAAGGTGGTCTTGAGTACGATGAAGATGATGGTTGTTTATCATATATAGATGAAACTAGAGCTAAAGACTTAACACTGGCAAGCAATTTTGATTACCTGAACAATGACAACAGTGATATTGGCCGTTTAAAAGTGACCACTGTTAAAGGTGATGAAGATAATAATGGCGAATATGAATCACTCTATGCATATGGAGCCCGCTCTTTTACCATTTGGGATAGTAACGGCATGGTGGTTTTTGACTCTGGCGATCAAATCTCACGCATTACTGCATCAGTTCACGGAGCAGCATTCAATAATAACGAAGATGAAAATGACGGTGATAGTCGCTCTGATGACAAAGGTGCAGAACCAGAAGCGTTAGCACTGGGTACGATTGGTGAACGTACATTTGCATTTATTGGCTTAGAGCGTATGGGTGGCATTATGGTGTTTGATATTACTAATCCATACAATGTGACATTCCAAGATTACTTTTTTAATCGTGGCCTAGAAGCTGATGCAGATATAACAGGTGATCTTGCTCCTGAAGGTATGGCATTTATACCTGCAGAACAAAGTGCAACGAATGAAGCATTGCTAGTTGTTGGTAATGAAATTTCGGGTTCAATCGCTGTTTGGGAAATTTCTACTAACTAA
- the atpE gene encoding F0F1 ATP synthase subunit C — protein sequence MELMIGLKYIAVALLIGFGAIGTAIGFGNMGGKFLEACARQPELAPSLQVKMFILAGLIDAVAMIGVGIAMVLLFVL from the coding sequence ATGGAACTAATGATTGGTCTTAAGTACATCGCTGTTGCTCTACTTATCGGCTTCGGTGCAATCGGTACTGCTATCGGCTTCGGTAACATGGGTGGTAAATTCCTAGAAGCTTGTGCTCGTCAACCTGAACTTGCACCTTCATTACAAGTTAAGATGTTCATCCTTGCTGGTCTAATCGATGCCGTAGCTATGATCGGTGTTGGTATCGCAATGGTATTGTTGTTCGTACTTTAA
- the atpA gene encoding F0F1 ATP synthase subunit alpha yields the protein MQLNSTEISDLIKQRIEQFEVVSEARNEGTIVSVTDGIIRIHGLADCMQGEMIELPGNRYAIALNLERDSVGAVVMGPYADLKEGVKVKSTGRILEVPVGRGLLGRVVNTLGAPIDGKGALDNDGFEPVEKIAPGVIERQSVDEPVQTGYKSIDAMIPVGRGQRELVIGDRQTGKTALAIDAIINQKGTGVKCVYVAVGQKASTIANVVRKLEEHGALENTIVVVASASESAALQYLAPFSGCTMGEYFRDRGEDALIVYDDLSKQAVAYRQISLLLKRPPGREAYPGDVFYLHSRLLERASRVNADYVEKFTNGEVKGKTGSLTALPIIETQGGDVSAFVPTNVISITDGQIFLETDLFNSGIRPAVNAGISVSRVGGAAQTKIVKKLGGGIRLALAQYRELAAFSQFASDLDDATRAQLEHGERVTELMKQKQYAPMSVAEMSLSLFAAEKGYLQDIEIAKIMDFEAGLISYANSTYAELMAQINETGNYNAEIEAQLKELLEKFKSTQTW from the coding sequence ATGCAACTTAATTCCACTGAAATTTCAGATCTGATCAAACAACGTATTGAGCAGTTCGAAGTTGTAAGTGAAGCTCGTAACGAAGGTACTATCGTATCTGTTACTGACGGTATCATCCGCATCCACGGTCTTGCTGACTGTATGCAAGGTGAGATGATCGAGCTTCCTGGCAACCGTTATGCTATCGCACTAAACCTTGAGCGTGACTCAGTAGGTGCTGTAGTAATGGGTCCTTACGCTGACCTTAAAGAAGGCGTAAAAGTTAAATCAACTGGTCGTATCCTAGAGGTTCCTGTTGGTCGTGGTCTTCTTGGTCGTGTTGTTAACACACTAGGTGCACCTATCGACGGTAAAGGCGCTTTAGATAACGACGGTTTTGAACCTGTTGAGAAAATCGCACCTGGCGTTATCGAACGTCAATCAGTAGATGAGCCAGTACAAACTGGTTATAAATCTATCGATGCGATGATCCCAGTAGGTCGTGGTCAACGTGAGCTTGTGATCGGTGACCGCCAAACTGGTAAAACTGCATTAGCAATCGATGCTATCATCAACCAAAAAGGTACAGGCGTTAAGTGTGTGTACGTTGCAGTTGGTCAAAAAGCATCTACTATCGCTAACGTAGTACGTAAATTAGAAGAGCACGGTGCATTAGAAAACACGATTGTTGTTGTTGCATCTGCTTCTGAATCTGCGGCACTTCAGTACCTAGCACCATTCTCTGGTTGTACTATGGGTGAATACTTCCGTGACCGTGGTGAAGACGCGCTAATCGTATATGATGATTTATCTAAGCAAGCTGTTGCTTACCGTCAAATATCATTACTACTTAAGCGTCCACCAGGCCGTGAAGCATACCCAGGTGACGTATTCTACCTTCACTCACGTCTTCTAGAGCGTGCATCACGTGTAAACGCTGATTACGTTGAGAAGTTCACTAATGGTGAAGTGAAAGGTAAAACAGGTTCATTGACGGCATTGCCAATCATTGAAACTCAAGGCGGCGACGTTTCTGCGTTCGTACCGACAAACGTTATCTCTATCACCGATGGTCAGATCTTCTTAGAAACTGACTTATTCAACTCAGGTATCCGTCCAGCTGTTAACGCTGGTATCTCGGTATCTCGTGTTGGTGGTGCAGCGCAAACTAAAATCGTTAAGAAACTAGGTGGTGGTATCCGTCTAGCGTTAGCTCAGTACCGTGAATTAGCTGCGTTCTCGCAGTTCGCGTCTGACCTTGACGATGCAACACGTGCTCAATTAGAGCATGGTGAGCGCGTAACAGAGCTAATGAAGCAGAAACAGTACGCACCAATGTCTGTTGCTGAAATGTCTCTGTCGCTATTTGCTGCTGAAAAAGGCTACCTACAAGACATCGAAATCGCGAAAATCATGGATTTCGAAGCTGGCCTAATTTCTTACGCAAACAGCACATACGCAGAGCTAATGGCTCAAATCAATGAAACTGGTAACTACAACGCTGAGATTGAAGCTCAACTTAAAGAACTTCTAGAGAAGTTCAAGTCGACGCAAACTTGGTAA
- the glmU gene encoding bifunctional UDP-N-acetylglucosamine diphosphorylase/glucosamine-1-phosphate N-acetyltransferase GlmU, with protein MSLTTVILAAGKGTRMRSALPKVLHKVAGKPMVQHVIDNATALGARETNLVYGHGREQLQEALSHNQVNWVLQEEQLGTGHAVAVAKEHIADDDTVLILYGDVPLTKRATLEKLLAATPEKGLAVLTVTLDDPSGYGRMIRENGKLVGIIEQKDASPEQLEIKEINTGIMAANGALLKRWLGNLSNNNAQGEYYLTDIVAMAHSEGVEITSAQPEHPMEVEGANNRVQLSALERAYQAWQAEELMLNGATLADPARIDVRGEVTTGEDVLIDVNVIFEGKVTLGNNVQIGPNCVLKDCTIGDNVVIKANSLVEEASVAAKCTLGPYARLRPGAIMEEDSHIGNFVEMKKTRLGKGSKANHLTYLGDTEVGEKVNIGAGTITCNYDGVNKSKTIIGDNAFIGSNSSLVAPVNIGSMATIGAGSVITNTVEDDQLAVARGKQRNLTGWKRPTKK; from the coding sequence ATGTCTCTGACTACCGTTATTCTTGCTGCGGGTAAAGGCACCCGTATGCGCTCTGCTCTACCTAAGGTATTACACAAAGTTGCTGGCAAACCTATGGTGCAGCACGTTATCGATAATGCCACTGCCCTTGGCGCTCGTGAAACAAATCTTGTTTATGGTCATGGCCGTGAGCAGCTTCAAGAAGCCCTATCGCACAACCAAGTAAACTGGGTGTTACAAGAAGAACAACTCGGTACGGGTCATGCTGTCGCTGTTGCTAAAGAACACATTGCCGATGATGACACCGTATTAATTCTCTATGGTGATGTGCCACTAACAAAACGCGCGACCTTAGAAAAGCTACTTGCTGCAACTCCAGAAAAAGGCTTAGCGGTATTAACGGTTACCTTAGATGACCCATCAGGTTATGGCCGAATGATCCGTGAAAATGGCAAGCTTGTCGGTATTATCGAACAAAAAGACGCTTCACCTGAGCAACTTGAAATTAAAGAAATCAATACCGGTATTATGGCTGCGAATGGTGCGCTACTTAAACGTTGGTTAGGTAACCTATCTAACAACAACGCCCAAGGTGAATACTACTTAACAGATATTGTTGCCATGGCACACAGTGAAGGGGTTGAAATTACCTCTGCACAGCCTGAGCATCCGATGGAAGTTGAAGGTGCTAATAATCGCGTACAACTTTCAGCGCTTGAACGTGCATACCAAGCATGGCAAGCAGAAGAGCTAATGCTAAACGGCGCAACACTTGCTGATCCTGCACGTATTGATGTACGTGGTGAAGTAACGACTGGCGAAGATGTTCTCATCGACGTTAATGTTATTTTCGAAGGTAAAGTAACTCTTGGTAATAACGTACAAATTGGTCCAAATTGCGTACTTAAAGATTGTACTATTGGCGATAACGTTGTTATTAAAGCTAACTCACTTGTTGAAGAAGCCAGTGTCGCTGCTAAATGTACTTTAGGCCCATATGCCCGCCTTCGCCCAGGTGCGATTATGGAAGAAGACTCACACATTGGTAACTTCGTAGAGATGAAAAAGACTCGCTTAGGTAAAGGCTCAAAAGCAAATCACTTAACCTACTTAGGCGACACTGAAGTTGGCGAAAAAGTTAATATTGGCGCAGGGACTATTACTTGTAACTATGATGGTGTAAATAAATCAAAAACCATTATTGGTGATAACGCCTTTATCGGTTCTAACTCATCACTAGTGGCCCCTGTTAATATTGGCTCAATGGCAACGATTGGCGCAGGCTCTGTTATCACTAATACAGTTGAAGACGATCAGCTTGCAGTCGCTCGTGGTAAACAGCGTAACCTAACCGGCTGGAAGCGCCCAACCAAAAAGTAG
- a CDS encoding ATP synthase subunit I, which yields MTNRLARPYRLAAFKLICLQGIVALIAAVIVFIGWGVNAGQSALAGGAVALLPNFVFAVYAFRYMGASRVNQVYASLKRGNGLKFMLTIVLFALILKSYTVVLLPFFCVYVLVLFSGLFAPVFFNH from the coding sequence GTGACTAATAGGTTAGCAAGGCCGTATAGGCTTGCCGCATTTAAATTAATTTGTCTTCAGGGTATCGTAGCATTAATCGCTGCAGTAATTGTTTTTATAGGTTGGGGAGTCAATGCCGGCCAGTCAGCGCTTGCTGGCGGAGCTGTTGCACTACTCCCTAATTTTGTATTTGCTGTCTATGCATTCCGTTATATGGGTGCAAGTCGAGTAAATCAAGTGTATGCCTCGCTAAAGCGCGGCAACGGATTAAAATTTATGCTAACAATCGTTTTGTTTGCACTGATACTGAAGTCTTACACGGTCGTTTTATTACCGTTTTTCTGTGTTTATGTATTGGTGTTATTTAGCGGATTGTTTGCGCCCGTTTTTTTTAATCATTAA
- the atpG gene encoding F0F1 ATP synthase subunit gamma, with amino-acid sequence MASGKEIKSKIGSIKNTQKITSAMEMVAASKMKKAQERVASSRPYAENLRQVIGRVAQANLDFTHPFLEEREVKRVGYIVISTDRGLCGGLNSNEFKKVALDVKAWKEKGVEAEFTTLGSKAAGFFQRFGGKLVAKKANLGDTPSLQDVIGPVKTMLDAYSEGKIDRLYVVFNKFVNTMKQEPTIDQLLPLPKAEEEVSQHSWDYLYEPNPEAILEALLVRFIESQVYQGVVENAASEQAARMVAMKAATDNAGDLMDELQLVYNKARQAAITQEISEIVSGSAAV; translated from the coding sequence ATGGCCAGCGGAAAAGAGATTAAAAGCAAGATCGGGAGTATCAAGAATACTCAAAAGATCACCAGCGCAATGGAAATGGTTGCTGCGTCTAAAATGAAAAAAGCGCAGGAACGTGTGGCGTCAAGCCGTCCATACGCTGAAAACTTACGCCAAGTGATTGGTCGTGTTGCTCAAGCAAATCTTGATTTTACTCACCCTTTCTTAGAAGAGCGTGAAGTAAAACGAGTTGGTTATATTGTTATCTCTACTGACCGTGGTCTATGTGGTGGCTTGAACTCAAACGAGTTCAAAAAAGTTGCCCTAGATGTTAAAGCGTGGAAAGAAAAAGGCGTTGAAGCTGAATTTACTACTTTAGGTAGCAAAGCAGCTGGCTTTTTCCAACGTTTTGGCGGTAAGTTAGTCGCTAAAAAGGCGAACTTAGGAGATACACCTTCACTACAAGACGTTATTGGTCCTGTAAAGACAATGCTAGATGCATACTCTGAAGGTAAAATTGACCGCTTATACGTAGTATTTAACAAGTTCGTTAATACTATGAAGCAAGAGCCAACAATCGATCAGTTACTCCCTTTGCCAAAAGCTGAAGAAGAAGTATCTCAACATTCTTGGGATTACTTATATGAGCCAAACCCAGAAGCGATTTTAGAAGCTCTGTTAGTACGCTTTATTGAGTCTCAAGTATACCAAGGTGTAGTTGAGAACGCTGCCTCTGAACAGGCTGCCCGTATGGTTGCAATGAAAGCTGCAACTGATAACGCAGGCGACCTTATGGATGAGTTACAGCTTGTTTATAACAAGGCTCGTCAAGCTGCAATCACACAAGAAATTAGTGAGATTGTTAGCGGCTCGGCAGCAGTTTAA
- a CDS encoding F0F1 ATP synthase subunit epsilon: protein MAAMTVHLDVVSAEESLFSGLVESIQVSGSEGDLGVNYGHAPLLTALKPGMVRLVKQFGHEDVMYIAGGTLEVQPDRITILADTAVRGEDLDEQAAEKAKRDAEEQMANTSTAELDYQQAAVQLAEAIAQLRVIQQLRKK from the coding sequence ATGGCGGCTATGACTGTACATCTTGACGTAGTAAGCGCAGAAGAGAGCTTGTTCTCTGGTCTGGTTGAATCGATTCAAGTGAGTGGTAGTGAAGGTGACCTTGGTGTTAACTATGGTCACGCTCCATTATTAACTGCCCTAAAACCTGGTATGGTACGTTTAGTTAAGCAATTTGGTCACGAAGACGTGATGTATATTGCTGGCGGCACGCTAGAAGTTCAACCGGATCGCATCACGATTCTTGCAGATACTGCAGTACGTGGTGAAGACCTAGACGAGCAAGCGGCTGAAAAAGCTAAACGTGATGCTGAAGAGCAAATGGCGAATACGTCAACTGCTGAGTTAGATTATCAACAAGCTGCAGTGCAACTTGCTGAAGCAATCGCTCAACTTCGCGTAATTCAACAATTACGTAAAAAGTAA
- the atpF gene encoding F0F1 ATP synthase subunit B, producing the protein MNLTATLIGELIAFTVFVLFCMKFVWPPLNGAIEARQKKIEDGLAASDRAEKDLELAQKKAAEQLKEAKAQAADIIEQAKKRATLIVDEETVRGQQEREKIIAQGHSEIEAERNRVTEELRKQVATLAVVGAEKILEREINQAAHSDIVEKLVAEL; encoded by the coding sequence GTGAACTTAACAGCCACTCTTATCGGTGAATTAATTGCATTTACGGTTTTCGTACTTTTCTGTATGAAATTCGTATGGCCACCACTAAATGGTGCAATTGAAGCTCGCCAGAAGAAAATCGAAGATGGTTTAGCTGCCTCTGATAGAGCCGAAAAAGACTTAGAACTTGCGCAAAAGAAAGCTGCTGAGCAGCTTAAAGAGGCAAAAGCTCAAGCGGCTGATATCATTGAACAAGCTAAAAAGCGTGCCACGCTAATCGTTGACGAAGAAACTGTTCGTGGTCAACAAGAGCGTGAAAAAATTATTGCTCAAGGGCACTCTGAAATCGAAGCAGAGCGTAACCGTGTAACAGAAGAACTACGTAAACAAGTAGCGACGCTGGCAGTGGTTGGTGCTGAGAAGATTTTAGAGCGCGAAATCAATCAAGCCGCACACAGTGACATCGTTGAAAAACTTGTCGCTGAGCTGTAA